The Nitrososphaerota archaeon genome has a segment encoding these proteins:
- a CDS encoding SRPBCC family protein → MGYAQEVIEIKASPQKVFAHMDDIRNVGWHMEGKRAMPMMGGKLHLQKLSENATGVGATYRWYGKVLGMTIDFKETVTKWIENREKVWSTIEDPKIFIMSEYKMRLQLSPTENGTNVVFEIDYELPRSLFGKILGKLLAKKYAQWCLRRACEDTKLNLEADHALKILTH, encoded by the coding sequence ATGGGTTATGCTCAGGAGGTAATCGAAATCAAGGCAAGCCCTCAGAAAGTCTTTGCTCATATGGACGACATTCGCAATGTTGGATGGCACATGGAGGGAAAGCGCGCAATGCCTATGATGGGAGGGAAGTTACATCTCCAGAAACTTTCTGAGAATGCTACAGGAGTAGGTGCTACTTACAGATGGTACGGCAAAGTTTTGGGAATGACTATTGATTTTAAGGAAACCGTCACGAAGTGGATCGAGAACAGGGAAAAGGTCTGGAGCACTATTGAAGATCCAAAGATATTTATCATGTCGGAATATAAGATGCGTCTGCAACTCTCTCCCACAGAAAATGGAACAAATGTGGTCTTTGAAATTGACTATGAGCTGCCTAGATCGTTATTCGGAAAAATTTTAGGCAAATTGCTTGCAAAGAAATATGCGCAATGGTGCCTTAGGAGAGCCTGCGAAGATACGAAGCTAAATTTGGAAGCTGACCACGCCTTGAAAATCTTAACCCATTGA
- a CDS encoding AsnC family transcriptional regulator: MPLILDRTDMLLIKALLEDGRRSYRQLAKLAHVSTPTAGARIKRMINSGFMKKIVPVFDATRVEHGVSAVIYLKVDSPLVSDFASYLSSLEQVRNVFLTTGEWNAIVRITCSSNEELQSIIDTNIIKQGVSLINSQVITRTMKDEQGFAISSEIRIDIMCDYCGGEIKGTPFSLAVGEGSRYFCCKTCLNSYKEKYGPRISKLEKASMG; the protein is encoded by the coding sequence TTGCCTCTGATACTAGATCGAACTGATATGTTACTAATTAAGGCACTTTTGGAGGACGGAAGACGCTCTTATAGACAGCTTGCTAAACTAGCCCATGTCAGCACTCCAACTGCTGGAGCACGAATAAAACGCATGATAAATTCTGGTTTTATGAAGAAAATAGTGCCAGTATTTGATGCAACAAGAGTTGAACATGGCGTCTCTGCAGTCATATACTTGAAAGTAGATTCTCCATTAGTAAGCGACTTTGCATCTTATCTTTCCTCTCTAGAACAGGTCAGAAATGTTTTCCTAACTACGGGTGAATGGAATGCGATTGTCAGAATAACATGCTCGAGTAATGAAGAGCTCCAATCAATAATTGACACTAACATAATCAAGCAAGGAGTTTCGTTGATCAACAGCCAGGTCATAACTCGAACAATGAAAGACGAGCAGGGCTTTGCCATATCGTCAGAAATAAGAATAGATATCATGTGTGATTATTGTGGCGGCGAGATTAAAGGAACTCCATTCTCGCTTGCAGTTGGCGAAGGATCAAGATACTTCTGTTGCAAGACGTGTTTGAACTCGTACAAGGAAAAATATGGTCCAAGAATTTCCAAACTTGAGAAGGCTTCAATGGGTTAA